Proteins from a genomic interval of Undibacterium parvum:
- a CDS encoding TRAP transporter large permease: MNAAIIFVLLLALMLTGMPISISLGLTVLGFLFTMTNVPIESVALKLFTGIEKFEIMAIPFFILAGNFLTHGGVARRMINFATSMVGHWHGGLALAGVMACALFAAVSGSSPATVVAIGSIIMPAMVKQGYPKGFGAGVITTSGALGILIPPSIVMVMYSVSTNTSVGQLFMAGVIPGLLLAILLGLTTWFLARKHNYPRMPKSSWAERWIAFRKSAWGLLLIVIVMGGIYSGMFTPTEAAAVAAVYAFVVAVFVYKDMTLMKVPKVLLDSAAMSAMLLYIITNAMLFSFLMTSENIPQAMAGWILGKGFGVVSFLLVCNVLLLLAGNVMEPSSIVLIMAPILFPVAMKLGIDPVHFGIIMVVNMEVGMCHPPVGLNLYVASGITKMGITELTIAVMPWLMTMIGFLMLITYVPIISTWLPQLIYK, encoded by the coding sequence ATGAACGCCGCGATTATTTTTGTCTTACTGCTGGCGCTGATGCTGACGGGCATGCCGATTTCGATTTCTCTGGGCTTAACGGTCTTGGGATTCTTATTCACCATGACCAATGTGCCTATCGAATCGGTCGCCTTGAAACTGTTTACCGGGATAGAGAAATTCGAGATCATGGCGATCCCTTTCTTTATTCTGGCGGGTAATTTTCTGACGCATGGCGGGGTCGCCAGACGCATGATTAATTTTGCCACCTCTATGGTCGGTCACTGGCATGGTGGTCTGGCTTTGGCTGGAGTGATGGCGTGTGCGCTGTTTGCTGCGGTATCCGGATCTTCCCCGGCAACCGTGGTGGCGATTGGCTCCATCATCATGCCAGCGATGGTGAAGCAAGGTTATCCCAAAGGTTTTGGCGCAGGCGTGATCACTACTTCCGGGGCACTGGGGATATTGATACCGCCGTCTATCGTGATGGTGATGTATTCGGTCTCGACCAATACTTCAGTGGGGCAGTTGTTTATGGCGGGCGTGATACCAGGTTTGCTGTTGGCTATCTTATTGGGATTAACCACCTGGTTCCTGGCGCGCAAGCACAATTATCCACGCATGCCTAAATCCAGTTGGGCTGAGCGCTGGATCGCTTTCCGTAAAAGCGCCTGGGGTTTATTGCTGATCGTGATCGTCATGGGCGGTATTTATTCGGGCATGTTTACACCCACTGAGGCCGCTGCGGTCGCGGCCGTGTATGCCTTTGTGGTGGCGGTATTCGTCTACAAAGACATGACTTTAATGAAGGTGCCAAAAGTACTGCTAGATTCGGCGGCGATGTCAGCCATGCTGCTCTACATCATCACCAACGCCATGTTGTTTTCGTTTTTGATGACCAGCGAAAATATTCCGCAAGCAATGGCGGGTTGGATCTTGGGCAAAGGTTTTGGCGTGGTCAGCTTCTTGCTCGTTTGCAATGTCTTACTGCTTTTGGCTGGTAATGTGATGGAGCCATCCTCTATCGTCCTGATTATGGCGCCTATTTTGTTTCCGGTGGCGATGAAGCTGGGCATCGATCCCGTACATTTTGGTATCATCATGGTAGTGAATATGGAAGTCGGTATGTGCCATCCACCAGTTGGGCTTAATCTTTACGTCGCTTCGGGCATCACCAAGATGGGAATCACCGAGTTGACCATCGCAGTCATGCCTTGGTTAATGACGATGATAGGCTTCTTGATGCTGATTACTTATGTGCCTATCATTTCAACCTGGTTGCCGCAACTTATATACAAGTAA
- the xerD gene encoding site-specific tyrosine recombinase XerD, whose product MDTATPVIVLPAQVQAQIDAFCDNLWLEDGLAKNSLEAYRRDMRLFAEWLQQKNEKHLYQVNETDIFAYIAEKHSASKATSANRRMSVLKRFYQMAFRQNLIAANPCTKLKSAKQANRLPKTLSEKQVEVLLLAPDVNTALGLRDRTMLELLYACGLRVTELVSLAALDMSLNDGVLRITGKGNKTRLVPFGEVARTWLERYLREGRAVILDGQIDDALFVTARGGAMTRQMFWVLIKKYASQAGIVAPLSPHTLRHAFATHLLNHGADLRVVQLLLGHADISTTQIYTHVARERLKQLHAQHHPRG is encoded by the coding sequence ATAGATACAGCCACGCCTGTCATCGTATTGCCGGCACAAGTGCAGGCGCAAATTGATGCGTTTTGCGACAATCTCTGGCTAGAAGATGGCTTGGCTAAAAACTCTCTGGAAGCGTATCGACGTGATATGCGCCTATTTGCCGAGTGGCTGCAGCAAAAAAACGAAAAACATCTGTATCAAGTGAATGAGACGGATATTTTCGCCTACATTGCCGAGAAGCATAGCGCATCAAAAGCCACTTCCGCGAATCGCCGTATGAGCGTACTCAAGCGCTTTTATCAAATGGCTTTCAGGCAAAATCTGATTGCCGCTAATCCCTGTACCAAACTCAAGTCGGCGAAGCAAGCGAATCGCTTACCTAAAACATTGAGCGAAAAACAGGTCGAGGTCTTACTGCTGGCACCGGACGTAAATACTGCCTTGGGTTTGCGTGATCGCACCATGCTCGAATTGTTATATGCCTGTGGCTTACGTGTGACGGAGCTGGTGTCTTTGGCGGCGCTCGACATGAGTCTTAATGATGGTGTCTTGCGCATTACCGGCAAAGGGAATAAAACTCGCTTGGTGCCTTTTGGTGAAGTCGCCAGAACCTGGCTGGAGCGCTATTTGCGCGAGGGCAGGGCGGTGATTTTGGATGGACAGATTGATGACGCCCTGTTTGTGACGGCGCGCGGTGGCGCTATGACCAGACAAATGTTTTGGGTGCTGATAAAAAAATATGCCAGTCAGGCTGGCATAGTCGCGCCCTTATCACCACATACCCTGAGACATGCATTTGCTACCCATCTATTAAATCACGGTGCCGATTTAAGGGTGGTGCAATTACTGCTGGGGCATGCCGATATTTCGACGACTCAGATTTACACCCATGTTGCGCGCGAGCGTTTAAAACAATTACACGCGCAACATCATCCTAGGGGCTAG
- a CDS encoding TRAP transporter small permease, with translation MKFLDHLEEWLIATLMGAATIVIFVAVVHRYLSGFAIPYVQDALIQINTSWAQELTIYMFVWMAKFGAAYGVRTGIHVGVDVLINKMKPTRRNQFVIFGLLAGALFTGIVGTLGASFVWDIAHTDQTSADLEIPMWWVYMAIPLGSYLMCFRFLQVTWTFIKTGELPKHDHSHVEGLEDEVKA, from the coding sequence ATGAAATTTCTTGATCATCTGGAAGAGTGGTTAATTGCCACCTTGATGGGGGCGGCCACCATCGTGATCTTTGTTGCTGTCGTGCATCGCTATTTATCCGGCTTTGCTATCCCCTACGTACAGGACGCGCTGATTCAAATTAACACCAGTTGGGCACAAGAATTGACCATCTATATGTTCGTGTGGATGGCAAAGTTTGGCGCAGCTTACGGTGTGCGTACCGGTATCCACGTTGGGGTCGATGTACTAATCAATAAAATGAAGCCGACACGGCGCAATCAGTTCGTCATTTTTGGATTGTTGGCCGGCGCCTTGTTCACAGGTATTGTCGGTACTTTAGGCGCGAGTTTTGTCTGGGACATTGCGCACACAGATCAGACTTCGGCGGATCTGGAAATCCCTATGTGGTGGGTGTATATGGCAATACCGCTAGGCTCTTATCTGATGTGCTTCCGTTTCTTGCAAGTAACCTGGACTTTTATTAAAACCGGCGAATTACCTAAACATGATCATTCGCACGTAGAAGGTTTGGAAGACGAGGTGAAAGCATGA
- a CDS encoding methylated-DNA--[protein]-cysteine S-methyltransferase, translating into MLESEAAIFSAIVSVPFGYIGVRSEGNFISELVYLPPRFQEKAPTDKISEQAAQQIESYIEQADFRFKLALKPAGSVFQHKVWNAISSIPRGEVRTYGQIAKHIQSAPRAVGQACGANWYPLVIPCHRVTAAAGLGGFAHHDDETGFHLGVKRWLLTHEQVAGYTQESLWAAK; encoded by the coding sequence ATGTTGGAAAGCGAAGCGGCTATTTTTTCGGCGATCGTCAGTGTGCCTTTCGGTTATATCGGCGTGCGCAGTGAGGGCAATTTCATCAGTGAATTGGTGTATCTGCCGCCCAGGTTTCAGGAAAAAGCACCGACAGATAAAATATCTGAGCAAGCGGCACAGCAAATTGAGTCTTACATAGAACAAGCCGACTTTCGTTTTAAGCTCGCTCTCAAACCTGCCGGTAGCGTATTTCAGCACAAAGTCTGGAATGCGATTTCATCTATACCGCGTGGTGAAGTGCGCACCTACGGACAAATTGCCAAACATATACAGTCAGCTCCACGTGCGGTTGGGCAGGCCTGCGGTGCCAACTGGTATCCTTTAGTGATTCCTTGTCATCGAGTCACTGCCGCAGCTGGCTTAGGCGGTTTTGCACATCACGATGATGAGACTGGTTTCCATCTAGGGGTGAAGCGCTGGTTGCTGACGCATGAACAGGTTGCTGGCTATACTCAGGAGTCTTTGTGGGCCGCCAAATAG